The proteins below are encoded in one region of Arenibacter algicola:
- a CDS encoding DUF4861 domain-containing protein, whose product MKTCIYSLSFILPLAFISCKEVKEKGQLIQLTNTSEVELVDKPISIGKKLLSLNDSLVRYPLVLSQTDTIPSQLNDTDMDGQWDELFFVADFMPKESKAITLIWTDNEPIYEPRTSVRFGKRTSADKAVQPATNETMLANELPKSLGYQQYQTDGPSWENDRVGFRHYLDGRNAKDLFGKKTSSMSPEDVGLDAAGAVEDNYHVMEDWGRDILAVGNSVGLGGYALINETEYMRLGVTVEDSINNVEKTTFHIDVEGPVNSIISYGYNNWKPNNRTYSVKETTSIWPGIYGFKNTVSVSGLTGDEDLAVGLVNINTDHSLGVLDENSKYVVLYTHDKQTYNKEWWLGMALILPKDKYLGFTQAPKTGPLSNSFLAKLKIEDNQPVSYYAIAGWELSDEKFSNETYFTDYLKKLTGQLSAVVEIEVKN is encoded by the coding sequence ATGAAAACATGCATTTATTCGCTCTCGTTTATTCTGCCACTCGCCTTTATTTCATGTAAAGAGGTAAAAGAAAAAGGCCAGCTCATACAATTGACCAATACATCAGAGGTGGAATTAGTGGACAAGCCCATTTCCATTGGGAAAAAATTACTGTCACTGAACGACAGCCTTGTAAGGTATCCCCTTGTTTTATCCCAAACAGATACCATTCCATCACAGCTCAATGATACGGATATGGACGGACAATGGGACGAGCTTTTTTTTGTGGCCGATTTTATGCCAAAAGAATCAAAGGCTATTACACTTATTTGGACGGATAATGAACCTATTTACGAGCCCAGAACAAGTGTCAGGTTTGGCAAAAGAACGTCTGCGGACAAAGCTGTGCAACCAGCTACCAATGAAACCATGTTGGCCAATGAACTGCCCAAAAGCCTAGGTTATCAGCAATATCAGACAGATGGCCCATCTTGGGAAAATGATAGGGTGGGGTTTAGACATTATTTGGACGGCAGGAATGCAAAGGACCTTTTCGGCAAAAAGACTAGCAGCATGTCTCCCGAGGATGTTGGTCTAGATGCCGCTGGTGCCGTGGAGGATAACTACCACGTTATGGAAGATTGGGGCAGGGACATTCTTGCGGTTGGCAACTCTGTAGGATTGGGCGGATATGCCCTTATCAACGAAACCGAGTACATGAGGTTGGGAGTAACCGTGGAAGATTCTATAAACAATGTGGAAAAAACTACCTTCCACATAGATGTCGAGGGACCGGTAAATTCCATAATATCCTATGGCTATAATAATTGGAAGCCCAATAACAGGACCTATTCGGTAAAGGAAACCACCTCTATCTGGCCGGGCATCTATGGTTTTAAAAATACGGTATCCGTATCCGGACTTACAGGCGATGAAGATTTAGCCGTTGGACTGGTGAACATTAATACGGACCATTCATTGGGCGTTCTTGATGAAAACAGTAAATACGTGGTTTTGTACACTCATGACAAACAGACCTATAACAAGGAATGGTGGTTGGGCATGGCCTTGATATTGCCAAAAGACAAATATTTGGGATTTACCCAAGCCCCAAAAACCGGACCGCTTTCCAATAGTTTTCTAGCTAAACTTAAAATCGAGGACAACCAACCTGTAAGCTATTATGCCATTGCCGGATGGGAACTAAGCGACGAAAAATTTAGTAACGAAACCTACTTTACGGATTATCTAAAAAAACTAACCGGGCAACTCTCCGCTGTGGTCGAAATAGAAGTAAAAAATTAA
- a CDS encoding RagB/SusD family nutrient uptake outer membrane protein encodes MKNYKNLCTHLFTALVLVGLVSSCNEDFLDEQLTTQRSTEYFNSEEGIRSLAIGAYYQVLASPFPSEQQFGTTNYGTDEFHVGGDDTNSQWNNYDSRFNSAITTIRTTAEEPWDNFYVGIGLTNQLIESATNIESTNPEIKQIALGEGYFLRAYNYLKLVRQYGGVPLKLSVSTTVELEFTRASAEEVLAQVMDDFTQAYNLLDNVGAPAKITKDAAAHYLAKAYLTRASEINDSWNTTTKEADLAQIIKLSEEVIANHPLTSNYQELWDYTQPDGPNEYLPELILSAQFGRDKALATSNFSTVPFTARYDDMQMMKRDLTGMRPYSRLAATYFTYDVFDHINDSRFWKTFRTKHRVNRGGNFDGIDYVPGVDLGIMYIINSPDDNRFSFTKNNNNPNILYNGKTIPHVYVAYAADGIGLLKDPRFPSLTKHFDAARTSINDNRGLRDEILARSAETYLMAAEAKIRQNAFGDALAYINTVRNRASYKGGEDRSYYTDGAAAYPTSEFSQPFSDNSFMNENSYYESNNIPVTTSATDLTIGDLGSLPAEDEAIIAKLGYTSEYDRMLCLVLNERTRELCGEWHRWEDLSRTKTLVARARAYNPEAAPNIQDFHNLRPIPQTFRDGVYTEGRTLTADEKSAMQNPGY; translated from the coding sequence ATGAAAAATTATAAAAACCTTTGTACTCACTTATTTACAGCCTTAGTGCTAGTAGGTTTAGTCAGTTCTTGCAATGAAGATTTTCTTGACGAGCAACTAACCACTCAAAGAAGTACGGAATATTTCAATAGTGAGGAAGGAATTAGATCTTTGGCTATAGGTGCTTATTATCAAGTTCTGGCTTCACCATTTCCATCCGAACAACAATTTGGAACCACTAATTATGGTACGGATGAGTTCCACGTAGGTGGCGATGATACCAATAGCCAATGGAATAACTATGACAGTCGGTTTAATTCTGCCATAACCACCATTAGAACCACGGCAGAAGAGCCATGGGATAACTTTTATGTGGGAATAGGTTTAACCAATCAATTGATTGAATCAGCAACCAACATCGAATCTACAAATCCAGAAATAAAGCAGATCGCCCTAGGGGAAGGATATTTCCTACGTGCCTACAACTATTTAAAATTAGTAAGACAATATGGCGGTGTTCCTTTGAAACTTTCGGTAAGTACAACTGTGGAATTGGAATTTACACGTGCCAGTGCAGAGGAAGTACTTGCCCAAGTAATGGATGATTTTACCCAAGCCTATAATTTACTGGATAACGTTGGTGCACCTGCCAAAATTACCAAAGATGCCGCTGCTCATTACCTTGCAAAAGCATATTTAACGAGGGCAAGTGAAATTAACGATTCATGGAATACTACTACAAAAGAGGCAGATCTTGCCCAAATTATCAAACTTTCAGAGGAGGTAATTGCAAATCATCCATTGACCAGCAACTATCAAGAACTTTGGGATTATACCCAACCCGACGGCCCAAATGAGTATTTGCCGGAATTAATTTTATCCGCACAATTTGGGCGGGATAAGGCACTTGCTACTTCAAATTTTAGTACGGTCCCATTCACTGCGCGTTATGACGATATGCAAATGATGAAACGTGACCTTACAGGTATGCGCCCATATAGCCGTCTTGCCGCCACCTATTTTACATACGATGTTTTTGATCACATTAACGATTCCCGATTTTGGAAGACTTTTAGAACCAAGCACCGTGTAAACAGAGGTGGCAATTTTGATGGTATCGATTATGTTCCCGGTGTTGATTTGGGCATTATGTATATCATTAATTCCCCTGATGACAATCGTTTCAGCTTTACAAAAAACAATAACAATCCCAATATCCTTTATAATGGCAAAACTATCCCCCATGTTTATGTGGCCTACGCAGCCGATGGTATTGGATTGTTGAAAGATCCCAGATTTCCTTCTTTGACAAAACATTTTGATGCCGCCAGAACATCTATTAATGATAACAGGGGACTGCGAGACGAAATTTTGGCGCGTTCCGCAGAAACCTATCTTATGGCTGCAGAAGCAAAAATTCGTCAAAATGCATTTGGTGATGCCTTGGCATACATTAATACCGTTCGTAACCGCGCTTCCTATAAAGGTGGAGAAGACCGTTCCTATTACACCGATGGTGCGGCCGCTTACCCTACCTCAGAATTTTCCCAGCCTTTTTCCGATAATTCATTTATGAACGAAAATTCATATTACGAATCAAATAATATTCCGGTTACTACCTCTGCAACCGACCTAACAATTGGTGACCTTGGGAGTTTACCCGCAGAAGATGAGGCCATCATTGCCAAATTAGGCTATACCAGCGAATATGATCGAATGCTATGTTTGGTTTTAAATGAGCGCACTAGGGAACTTTGTGGTGAATGGCACCGCTGGGAAGATTTAAGTCGCACCAAAACACTGGTGGCCAGAGCTAGGGCTTATAACCCTGAAGCAGCCCCAAATATTCAAGATTTCCACAACTTAAGACCTATACCACAAACATTCCGGGACGGCGTATATACAGAAGGTCGTACATTGACCGCTGATGAAAAGTCGGCAATGCAGAATCCAGGGTATTGA
- a CDS encoding SusC/RagA family TonB-linked outer membrane protein produces the protein MKNQKIKVHRRLKVLFSSCLFLLSIGVYAQEKVVTGTISMSSGEPLPGVNVIEKGTTNGVVADFDGNYSITVSQGSTLVISSIGLKSQELTIGQANVYNVTMEEDNTQLDEVVVVGYGTQKKSDVTGSVVSVSSEDINSRPVNNAIEAMQGKAAGVDISTNERPGQIGSITIRGVRSLSASNSPLYVLDGIPLISGGIDNVNPSDIESIDILKDASATAIYGSRGANGVVIVTTKKGKTGRFTLNYNTSVTIQNIHEAAPLFNAGEYIEYRRWAKYYENPATYPRGDQPTQANDAAIFPGDDTAFSNILQGWESGTWDGSKLTTTDWTKFVTRTGITTQNTLSASGGTEKMKAYGSFGYTNNTGTVVGQSFERYNTNLSVDITPTDWFSFGGNLNVAYSTQEYGQSTAGGSGVSLQSGLYQSARGIFQYTLPYDNEGNRIEFPGGDIAVKTVIDEVDFSQDQRVTLRAFGSFYGQLDFGAFASGLDGLIFRTNFGPDIETYRNGSYLDGKSVARGGSSYASLFKRQRLSYTLDNLLLYNKTLGKHDLGLTLLQSQTKFTAESNSMSADNIPFSSQKWNALSSENVALANWNSDLEERQLLSYMARLNYGFDNKYLLTVSGRSDGASQLADGNKWAFFPSAALGWRLDRENFLMESKWINQLKLRVGVGVTGNSAIDAYSTKGGLIPLFYPIGNVSTAGVRNASTLANEDLGWEKTTQYNYGLDFTLFSGRISGGLDYYTSKTTDLLLLKTIPTITGYVDTYANIGETKSSGLDLTLNTVNVQTKDFQWSSDFSASWQENQIVTLANGKEDDINNGWFIGESQSVIYGYESNGIWQESDAAEIALFNANGHTFAPGNARPVDQNGDYVIDANNDRVIIDNTIPKYILGMTNTFNYKGLDLSIFLYGRFGYTYNTGGEGLVGRYNSRKVDYYTPVNTDSEYQKPIYSAGFGDQYFATLGYRSGSFVKIRNISLGYNLPQKITTDIGLSKLRFYVQATNPGMLFTKVDWIDLDVTTPANNSRGYTLGNSASNRGFAVGMNIEF, from the coding sequence ATGAAAAACCAAAAAATTAAAGTTCACAGAAGACTTAAGGTACTATTCTCCTCCTGTCTTTTTTTACTGTCGATTGGGGTCTACGCCCAAGAGAAGGTGGTGACCGGGACAATATCTATGTCCAGTGGAGAGCCCCTACCCGGAGTTAACGTCATAGAGAAAGGCACGACCAATGGTGTTGTGGCCGATTTTGATGGGAACTATTCCATTACCGTTTCCCAAGGTAGTACCCTTGTTATTAGTTCCATCGGGTTAAAATCACAGGAATTGACCATTGGACAAGCCAATGTTTACAATGTTACCATGGAAGAGGACAATACCCAATTAGACGAGGTCGTGGTTGTAGGATATGGAACTCAAAAGAAATCAGATGTTACCGGTTCTGTTGTCAGTGTCAGCTCAGAGGACATTAACTCCAGACCCGTGAACAATGCTATAGAAGCCATGCAAGGAAAGGCAGCTGGGGTCGACATAAGTACCAACGAAAGACCAGGACAAATTGGGAGCATTACCATTCGTGGAGTGCGATCCCTATCCGCCTCTAATTCCCCGCTTTATGTATTGGACGGTATACCATTAATTTCCGGAGGAATAGACAACGTTAACCCATCTGATATAGAATCTATCGATATACTTAAAGATGCATCCGCCACGGCAATTTATGGTTCACGAGGTGCAAACGGCGTTGTTATCGTTACCACTAAAAAAGGAAAAACCGGGAGATTTACCTTGAATTACAATACGTCGGTAACAATTCAAAATATTCATGAAGCGGCTCCATTGTTCAATGCCGGTGAATATATAGAATATCGCCGTTGGGCAAAGTATTACGAAAACCCGGCAACCTATCCTCGAGGCGATCAACCCACCCAAGCAAATGATGCCGCCATCTTTCCTGGTGATGATACCGCCTTTAGTAACATTTTACAAGGATGGGAAAGTGGCACTTGGGACGGTTCTAAACTAACCACAACAGATTGGACCAAGTTTGTTACACGCACAGGCATAACCACGCAAAATACATTAAGTGCCAGTGGAGGAACCGAAAAAATGAAAGCGTATGGTTCATTTGGTTATACCAATAATACGGGTACGGTAGTTGGTCAAAGCTTTGAGCGTTACAATACAAATTTAAGCGTGGATATCACTCCAACGGATTGGTTTTCATTTGGCGGGAACTTAAATGTAGCTTATAGTACTCAAGAATATGGACAATCTACCGCAGGTGGCTCAGGGGTTTCATTGCAAAGTGGATTATACCAAAGTGCACGTGGTATTTTTCAATATACCCTCCCATATGACAATGAAGGAAATAGGATAGAGTTCCCAGGAGGTGATATAGCGGTAAAAACGGTTATAGACGAAGTTGATTTTTCCCAGGACCAACGTGTAACCTTAAGGGCATTTGGAAGCTTTTACGGACAATTGGATTTTGGTGCATTTGCCTCTGGGCTGGACGGACTAATTTTCCGAACCAACTTTGGTCCTGATATTGAAACCTACCGCAACGGCAGTTATCTTGATGGTAAATCTGTTGCACGGGGAGGTTCAAGTTATGCCTCCTTATTTAAAAGACAACGGTTATCATATACCTTGGATAATCTCCTATTATATAATAAAACACTTGGTAAGCACGATCTTGGTCTAACTTTATTACAGAGTCAAACGAAATTTACCGCAGAATCAAACTCAATGTCGGCCGACAACATTCCCTTTTCAAGTCAAAAATGGAATGCCCTAAGTAGTGAAAATGTAGCCCTCGCCAATTGGAATTCCGATTTGGAAGAGAGACAATTGTTGTCCTACATGGCCCGTTTAAATTATGGTTTCGACAATAAGTATCTATTGACGGTTTCTGGTCGTTCTGATGGTGCTTCCCAATTGGCAGACGGAAACAAATGGGCCTTTTTCCCAAGTGCCGCTTTGGGATGGCGTTTGGATAGGGAAAACTTCCTGATGGAATCGAAATGGATCAACCAATTAAAACTTCGTGTCGGTGTAGGGGTAACTGGTAACTCTGCCATTGATGCCTATTCTACAAAAGGAGGGTTAATTCCTTTGTTCTATCCCATTGGCAATGTATCTACCGCAGGGGTAAGGAATGCATCAACATTGGCAAATGAGGATTTGGGCTGGGAAAAGACAACACAATACAACTATGGCCTAGACTTCACTTTATTTTCGGGAAGAATATCGGGTGGACTGGATTATTACACTTCAAAGACCACTGATCTGTTGCTTCTTAAAACAATTCCAACCATTACGGGTTATGTAGATACCTATGCAAATATCGGTGAAACCAAATCTTCAGGCTTGGATCTAACACTTAACACTGTAAACGTGCAGACCAAGGACTTTCAATGGTCCTCTGATTTTAGTGCATCTTGGCAGGAAAACCAAATTGTGACCTTGGCCAATGGCAAGGAAGATGACATAAACAATGGTTGGTTTATTGGAGAATCCCAAAGTGTTATCTATGGTTATGAATCAAACGGTATTTGGCAAGAGTCGGATGCTGCGGAGATAGCATTGTTCAATGCAAACGGCCATACTTTTGCCCCTGGTAATGCGCGCCCTGTGGATCAAAATGGCGACTATGTTATCGATGCCAATAACGACCGTGTAATCATTGACAATACCATCCCTAAATATATTCTTGGGATGACCAACACGTTTAACTATAAAGGTCTTGACCTATCAATATTCTTATACGGTCGCTTTGGGTACACATACAATACCGGCGGTGAAGGATTAGTGGGAAGATACAATTCGAGAAAGGTTGATTACTATACTCCGGTCAACACAGATTCCGAATACCAAAAACCAATATATTCGGCAGGTTTCGGGGATCAATATTTTGCCACACTTGGATATAGAAGTGGATCATTTGTGAAAATTCGAAATATTTCCTTGGGATATAATCTGCCTCAAAAAATCACAACTGATATTGGGCTATCCAAATTACGCTTTTACGTTCAGGCAACAAATCCAGGAATGCTGTTTACAAAAGTAGATTGGATAGATTTGGACGTTACTACGCCGGCCAATAATTCCCGTGGTTACACATTGGGCAACTCCGCATCCAATAGAGGTTTTGCAGTTGGTATGAATATAGAATTCTAA
- a CDS encoding glycoside hydrolase family 88/105 protein — MKNSRTFLSAFVIVIGLWATSCKEAKDKSKETNTATTAELLVPEDLKWSERMLISEIERFPDATKLDFVDKPRWSYTNGLVLSAAIKVYEQTNKQEYYDYIYAYADDLIDSTGTIKTYSLEDQNLDMIKSGDVLLYLYDKTGEERFLKAMQTLSSQMESQPRTSDGGFWHKKRYPYQMWLDGLYMAEPFHARYTNLFENDPTEAKIIYDDILLQFDLIQKHSRDEKTGLLYHGWDESREQRWADKKTGTSPHFWSRAMGWYGMAMVDVLDFLPEDHPGRDRIITYLNQFAEAVTNYQDESGLWYQVLDQGNREGNYLEASGSAMFTYAFAKGAQKGYLPEKYLEVAEKAYAGILDNLISIEDNGVVNLNQVCGVAGLGGDPYRDGSYEYYVNEIIRPNDPKGTGPFILASLVLNK; from the coding sequence ATGAAAAATTCAAGAACTTTTCTCTCTGCCTTTGTTATAGTTATTGGTTTATGGGCCACTTCTTGTAAGGAGGCAAAAGATAAATCCAAAGAAACTAATACGGCAACCACGGCCGAATTATTGGTTCCCGAAGATTTAAAATGGTCGGAGAGAATGTTGATTTCTGAAATTGAACGTTTTCCCGATGCCACCAAACTCGACTTTGTAGATAAACCCCGATGGAGCTATACCAACGGCTTGGTCCTATCTGCCGCTATCAAGGTTTACGAACAGACCAACAAGCAAGAATATTACGATTATATCTATGCGTATGCCGATGATTTAATAGATAGTACAGGGACTATAAAAACATACTCCCTGGAAGACCAGAATTTGGATATGATCAAGTCCGGGGATGTTTTGCTATACCTTTACGATAAGACAGGGGAAGAGCGTTTTCTAAAAGCCATGCAGACCTTGAGTAGCCAAATGGAGTCCCAGCCCAGAACTTCGGATGGTGGTTTTTGGCACAAAAAGCGATATCCTTACCAAATGTGGTTGGACGGGCTGTATATGGCAGAACCTTTTCACGCCCGTTACACTAACCTATTTGAAAATGATCCTACTGAGGCCAAAATAATCTACGATGACATTTTACTTCAATTCGATTTGATCCAAAAGCATAGTCGTGATGAAAAAACGGGCCTTTTATACCATGGATGGGATGAAAGTAGGGAGCAAAGATGGGCAGATAAAAAGACTGGGACCTCCCCGCATTTCTGGTCCAGGGCTATGGGTTGGTACGGAATGGCCATGGTAGATGTTCTGGATTTTTTACCTGAGGATCACCCTGGGCGCGATAGAATAATTACCTACCTCAATCAATTTGCCGAAGCTGTAACCAACTATCAGGATGAATCAGGTCTATGGTACCAGGTGCTGGACCAAGGTAATCGTGAAGGTAACTATTTGGAGGCATCTGGTAGTGCAATGTTCACCTACGCCTTTGCAAAAGGCGCCCAGAAAGGATATTTGCCCGAAAAATATTTAGAGGTCGCGGAAAAGGCCTATGCCGGAATATTGGATAATCTAATTTCTATTGAGGATAACGGTGTGGTTAATCTAAATCAAGTTTGCGGTGTGGCCGGTTTGGGAGGGGATCCGTATAGGGATGGTTCGTATGAATATTATGTAAACGAAATTATTCGCCCCAACGACCCTAAGGGAACCGGACCGTTTATATTGGCGAGTTTAGTACTGAATAAATAA
- a CDS encoding glycoside hydrolase family 88/105 protein → MNLPKRININNLSILLLALSAQTETIAQEPANDVTTPLHLLQPDYPTPYGAKSVEEITATLDRVYNFLDASTPATLVDSKSNKEVTNLKKLDENTIFAPGAFRLTSYEWGVTYAGMLLASEATGNPKYTNYTNDRIKLIADIAPFYWEQLKKNKDFPSPISSVLKPHALDDAGAICAAMIKAERAGIKADLRPLIDNFIDYISNKEFRFSDGTLARNRPQPNTLWLDDLFMSVPALAQMGKLTGEAKYYDDAVKQLAQFSERMFNKENGLYMHGWVMSMEEHPQYHWARANGWAVMTMVELLEVLPQNHPGYPKVLTQLRNHIKGLAPYQDGTGFWHQLIDRNDTYLETSATAIYTYAIARAINRGYIDKLAYSPVALLGWNAVATKVNSKGQVEGTCVGTGMGFDPAFYFYRPINVFAAHGYGPVMLAGAEIIHLLKNNDFEINDSSLQLKVRK, encoded by the coding sequence ATGAATTTACCTAAACGTATAAATATCAATAATTTGTCCATCCTACTATTGGCACTTTCTGCACAAACGGAAACTATAGCTCAGGAGCCTGCCAATGATGTTACCACTCCCCTACATTTGTTACAACCGGACTACCCCACCCCCTACGGTGCCAAATCTGTAGAAGAAATCACTGCAACCTTGGATAGGGTGTATAATTTTTTGGATGCTTCAACGCCCGCAACCTTAGTAGACAGTAAGTCCAATAAGGAAGTTACCAACCTAAAAAAGCTGGATGAAAATACCATTTTCGCCCCTGGTGCATTCCGACTTACCAGTTACGAATGGGGTGTTACCTATGCTGGTATGTTATTGGCCTCAGAGGCTACTGGCAACCCTAAATATACCAACTACACTAATGATAGGATTAAGCTCATAGCCGACATTGCCCCCTTTTATTGGGAACAACTTAAAAAGAATAAGGATTTCCCCTCTCCCATATCCTCTGTTCTTAAACCCCATGCCTTGGATGACGCAGGTGCTATCTGTGCAGCCATGATCAAGGCGGAAAGGGCAGGTATTAAAGCAGACCTAAGGCCGCTCATAGATAATTTTATAGATTATATAAGCAACAAGGAATTTAGGTTTTCAGACGGAACCCTGGCCAGAAATAGACCGCAACCCAATACTTTATGGCTAGATGATCTATTCATGAGCGTCCCGGCATTGGCCCAAATGGGTAAATTGACTGGGGAAGCAAAATATTATGACGATGCCGTAAAACAATTGGCCCAGTTTTCCGAGCGTATGTTCAATAAGGAAAACGGTTTGTATATGCATGGCTGGGTAATGTCAATGGAAGAGCACCCGCAATATCATTGGGCCAGAGCTAACGGTTGGGCGGTAATGACTATGGTGGAACTACTGGAAGTATTGCCACAAAACCATCCTGGATACCCTAAGGTGTTGACTCAATTACGTAACCATATAAAGGGATTGGCACCATATCAAGACGGAACAGGATTTTGGCACCAGCTTATAGACCGAAACGATACCTATTTGGAAACTTCCGCAACTGCCATTTATACCTATGCAATAGCGAGGGCCATAAATAGGGGATATATTGATAAACTGGCCTATTCACCAGTAGCCTTATTGGGCTGGAATGCCGTTGCCACAAAGGTGAATTCCAAAGGACAGGTAGAGGGCACCTGTGTAGGTACTGGAATGGGTTTTGATCCAGCCTTTTATTTCTATAGGCCCATCAATGTGTTTGCGGCTCACGGATACGGTCCCGTAATGCTGGCCGGTGCCGAGATAATACACTTATTGAAAAATAATGATTTTGAGATAAACGACAGTTCCCTACAATTGAAAGTGAGGAAATAA